A DNA window from Phragmites australis chromosome 11, lpPhrAust1.1, whole genome shotgun sequence contains the following coding sequences:
- the LOC133885714 gene encoding uncharacterized protein LOC133885714 has product MLACMSSELQKQYENRDAHDMIVGLRGMFENQAQAERYNTSKSLFACRLTKGSPVSPHVIKMIGYIESLEKLGFPLSPELATDVILQSLPASFEPFILNFHMNSMEKSMAELHGMLKTAEESIKKSSSHVMMVQKDSKKRKRKGKAKTSDEISSSKPKPVGKPKASPAASDTCHHCHKTGHWRRNCKLYLEELKKKKGSKTSSSGTEKD; this is encoded by the exons atgcttgcctgtatgtcctctgagcttcagaagcaatatgagaacagggatgcccatgatatgattgtgggactccgaggcatgtttgagaaccaagctcaggccgagaggtacaacacctcaaagtccttgtttgcgtgtaggttaacaaaaggcagtccagtcagtcctcatgtgatcaaaatgattggttacattgagagcctggaaaaacttggttttccccttagccctgagttggctacggatgtaattctccagtcgctccctgcgagcttcgagccattcattttgaactttcatatgaacagcatggagaaaagcatggctgaattgcatgggatgctaaaaactgctgaggaaagcattaagaagagctctagtcatgtgatgatggttcaaaaggatagcaagaagagaaagcgcaagggtaaggctaaaacttcggatgagatctcgagctctaagcctaaacctgttggaaagcccaaggctagccctgccgcttctgacacttgccaccactgccataagactggtcattggcggaggaactgcaaattgtacttggaagaactcaaaaagaagaagggaagtaagacttcctcttcag ggactgaaaaggactag
- the LOC133884842 gene encoding zinc finger CCCH domain-containing protein 35-like — protein MTMMGEGAHAPPWQQGPVSGGVEGDEASLCSLLAALRHCMPSNEAAGFDEDDEEAAAAMDVYACDEFRMYEFKVRRCARGRSHDWTDCPFAHPGEKARRRDPRRYHYSGAACPDFRKGGCKRGDSCEFAHGVFECWLHPARYRTQPCKDGTACRRRVCFFAHTPDQLRVLPPPQQSASPRGAALSPLAESYDGATLRRQAFESYLTKSGMMSSSPTSTLVSPPRSPPSESPPMSPDAAGELRRGSWPGVGSPVSDVLASLRQLRLGGGSPRSAPSGGSFLAGYPFGSPKSPGFYSLPSTPTRPSPVTVTTASGATIMTVERLNLRLIGEEEPVMERVESGRALREKVFERLSKEATVPNDTATGTTSEGPAPDVGWVSDLIN, from the coding sequence ATGACGATGATGGGAGAGGGAGCGCACGCGCCGCCGTGGCAGCAGGGCCCGGTGAGCGGCGGCGTGGAGGGGGACGAGGCGTCGCTGTGCAGCCTGTTGGCGGCGCTGCGGCATTGCATGCCGTCCAACGAGGCGGCGGGGttcgacgaggacgacgaggaggcggcagcggcgatGGACGTGTACGCGTGCGACGAGTTCCGGATGTACGAGTTCAAGGTGCGCCGGTGCGCACGCGGCCGGAGCCACGACTGGACGGACTGCCCCTTCGCGCACCCGGGGGAGAAGGCGAGGCGTCGGGACCCGAGGCGGTACCACTACTCTGGCGCCGCGTGCCCGGACTTCCGCAAGGGCGGGTGCAAGCGCGGCGACTCCTGCGAGTTCGCGCACGGGGTGTTCGAGTGCTGGCTCCACCCGGCGCGCTACCGGACGCAGCCATGCAAGGACGGCACCGCGTGCCGCCGCCGCGTCTGCTTCTTCGCCCACACGCCGGACCAGCTCCGCGTGCTGCCCCCGCCGCAGCAGTCCGCGAGCCCAAGGGGCGCGGCGTTGTCGCCGCTCGCCGAGTCCTACGACGGCGCGACGCTACGCCGCCAGGCGTTCGAGAGCTACCTTACCAAGAGCGGCATGATGTCATCGTCCCCGACCAGCACGCTTGTCTCGCCGCCCAGGTCGCCGCCGTCCGAGTCCCCGCCAATGTCCCCGGACGCCGCTGGCGAGCTCCGCCGCGGCTCCTGGCCGGGGGTCGGTTCGCCCGTCAGCGACGTTCTAGCGTCGCTCCGCCAGCTTCGCCTCGGAGGCGGCTCGCCGAGGTCGGCGCCGTCCGGCGGCTCGTTCTTGGCCGGCTACCCGTTCGGGTCCCCCAAGTCTCCCGGGTTCTACAGCCTCCCGTCCACCCCGACCAGACCCTCCCCGGTGACGGTGACCACCGCCTCTGGCGCCACCATCATGACCGTGGAGCGGCTGAACCTCAGACTCATCGGGGAAGAGGAGCCGGTCATGGAGAGGGTGGAGTCCGGGAGAGCCCTCCGCGAGAAGGTGTTCGAGCGGCTCAGCAAAGAAGCTACCGTTCCTAACGACACCGCCACGGGCACCACCTCGGAAGGCCCGGCCCCCGACGTCGGCTGGGTCTCCGACCTCATCAACTAA